In Corynebacterium matruchotii, a single genomic region encodes these proteins:
- a CDS encoding acyl-CoA carboxylase subunit beta, with the protein MANDPTMEQRLEQLAEARHKVELGGGEEKIEKQHAKGKLTARERINLLVDDDTFFETGMFAKHRTTHFGMDKADAPADGVVTGSGAVFGRPLHIASQDFTVMGGSAGETQSNKVAAMMEASATTGTPFIFINDSGGARVQEGIDSLSGYGKVFYHNVLLSGLVPQISIIAGPCAGGAAYSPALTDFIIQTRQANMFITGPGVIKSVTGEEVTTEQLGGADAHMTKSGNIHFIADDDEQAILIAQKLLSFLPQNNTEEPPVVDPDPVVEPDYELRDIVPVEGKKGYDVREIITRIVDRGDFLEVQAGFARNIVVGFGRIVGRTVGVIANQPNVMSGVLDIDSSDKGSQFIRFCNAFNIPLVTLVDVPGFMPGVAQEHGGIIRHGAKMLYAYSSASVPKVTVELRKSYGGAHLAMCSKDLGADRVFAWPTAEIAVMGAEGAVNVVFRKEIADAEDPAAKREELIALYKETFSTPFMAASRGLVDDIIDPADTRRHIANALEILANKRVHRPKKKHGLSPS; encoded by the coding sequence ATGGCTAATGACCCAACCATGGAGCAGCGTCTCGAACAATTGGCCGAAGCCCGCCATAAGGTTGAATTAGGCGGCGGCGAAGAAAAAATTGAAAAACAACACGCCAAAGGCAAGCTCACCGCACGTGAACGCATCAATTTGCTTGTCGACGACGATACGTTCTTCGAAACCGGAATGTTTGCTAAGCACCGCACCACCCATTTCGGCATGGACAAAGCCGATGCACCCGCCGATGGTGTGGTAACCGGCTCCGGCGCCGTTTTCGGCCGCCCACTACACATTGCCTCCCAAGACTTCACCGTTATGGGTGGTTCCGCCGGCGAAACCCAGTCGAACAAAGTTGCGGCCATGATGGAAGCGTCCGCCACGACCGGCACGCCATTCATCTTCATTAACGACTCCGGTGGAGCCCGCGTACAGGAAGGCATTGACTCCCTGTCTGGCTATGGCAAGGTGTTCTACCACAATGTGCTGCTATCTGGTCTGGTTCCCCAGATTTCCATCATTGCTGGCCCCTGTGCCGGGGGCGCCGCCTATTCGCCGGCCCTCACCGACTTCATTATCCAAACCCGGCAGGCCAATATGTTTATTACCGGCCCCGGCGTGATTAAGTCGGTCACCGGTGAAGAAGTCACCACCGAACAGCTTGGCGGTGCCGATGCCCACATGACCAAGTCCGGCAACATTCACTTCATTGCCGATGATGACGAACAAGCAATCCTGATCGCCCAAAAACTGCTGAGCTTCCTGCCGCAAAACAACACGGAGGAGCCGCCGGTGGTGGATCCCGATCCGGTGGTGGAACCCGATTACGAATTGCGTGACATTGTTCCCGTTGAGGGCAAGAAGGGCTACGATGTGCGGGAAATCATCACCCGCATTGTGGACCGTGGGGATTTCCTCGAAGTCCAGGCCGGTTTTGCCCGTAATATTGTGGTGGGCTTCGGTCGTATCGTGGGTCGTACCGTTGGTGTGATTGCTAACCAGCCCAACGTCATGTCCGGTGTGCTTGATATTGACTCCTCTGACAAGGGGTCGCAGTTCATCCGCTTCTGTAACGCCTTTAATATCCCGCTGGTCACCCTGGTGGATGTGCCCGGCTTCATGCCTGGCGTGGCCCAGGAACATGGTGGCATTATCCGCCACGGTGCCAAGATGCTCTACGCCTATTCGTCGGCCTCGGTGCCGAAGGTGACCGTGGAATTGCGCAAGTCCTACGGTGGCGCCCACCTGGCCATGTGCTCGAAGGACCTGGGTGCGGATCGGGTCTTTGCCTGGCCCACCGCCGAAATCGCCGTTATGGGTGCCGAAGGTGCCGTCAATGTGGTGTTCCGGAAGGAAATCGCCGACGCCGAGGATCCTGCCGCTAAGCGGGAAGAACTCATCGCCCTGTACAAAGAAACCTTCTCCACGCCGTTCATGGCTGCATCCCGGGGCTTGGTCGACGACATCATCGACCCGGCGGATACCCGTCGGCATATTGCGAATGCACTGGAAATCTTGGCGAATAAGCGGGTGCACCGGCCGAAGAAGAAGCACGGCCTGTCCCCATCATAA
- a CDS encoding methylmalonyl-CoA carboxytransferase subunit 5S — MSPRKIGVTEVALRDAHQSLFATRMALEDMVAACDDIDKAGFWSVECWGGATFDACIRFLNEDPWKRLRTFRELMPNSRLQMLLRGQNLLGYRHYEDMVVDKFVEKSKENGMDVFRVFDALNDPRNLERAMTAVKKVGGHAQGTICYTVSPLHDVDGYIKLAGQLLDMGADSIALKDMAALLKPQPAYDIIRGVKDTYGDDVQINVHCHSTTGVTLVTLMKAIEAGADVVDTAISSLSLGPGHNPTESLVEMLEGTGYTADLDMDRLIKIRDHFKTIRPKYREFESKTLVDTNIFLSQIPGGMLSNMESQLQAQGAGDRIDEVMEEVPRVRAAAGYPPLVTPSSQIVGTQAVFNVLMGPYKVMTAEFADLMLGYYGECIGERDPELIKQAEQQTKKQQITVRPADLLEPEWDTLVSDAEKLEGFDGTDEDVLTNALFPNVAPGFFKTRPDGPKNVGVDPSKQKKRENEPVLEPITYKVSVGGRTQTVHVEPAE; from the coding sequence ATGAGTCCACGAAAAATTGGAGTTACCGAAGTAGCTCTTCGAGATGCGCACCAAAGTCTGTTTGCCACCCGAATGGCCTTGGAAGACATGGTTGCTGCCTGCGATGATATCGATAAGGCCGGCTTCTGGTCGGTGGAATGCTGGGGTGGCGCCACCTTCGACGCTTGCATTCGCTTCCTCAACGAAGACCCGTGGAAGCGACTACGCACTTTCCGGGAGCTCATGCCCAATTCTCGGCTGCAAATGCTGCTCCGCGGCCAAAACCTTCTGGGCTACCGTCACTATGAAGACATGGTTGTCGATAAGTTCGTTGAAAAATCCAAGGAAAACGGCATGGACGTGTTCCGCGTTTTCGATGCGCTCAACGATCCCCGCAACTTAGAACGTGCCATGACCGCGGTGAAGAAAGTCGGTGGCCATGCCCAAGGCACCATCTGCTACACCGTATCCCCCCTACACGATGTCGACGGCTACATTAAACTGGCCGGACAACTCCTCGATATGGGGGCAGACTCCATCGCCCTCAAAGACATGGCAGCTCTGCTGAAACCACAACCTGCCTACGACATTATTCGCGGCGTCAAAGACACCTACGGCGACGACGTGCAGATCAACGTACACTGCCACTCCACCACCGGTGTTACCTTAGTCACGCTTATGAAGGCCATCGAAGCCGGCGCCGATGTGGTCGATACCGCCATCTCTTCGCTGTCGCTTGGCCCAGGTCACAACCCCACGGAATCCCTCGTGGAAATGCTGGAAGGCACCGGCTACACCGCCGACCTGGACATGGATCGCCTGATTAAGATCCGCGACCACTTCAAGACGATTCGCCCGAAGTACCGCGAATTCGAGTCGAAAACCCTGGTCGACACCAATATCTTCCTGTCGCAAATCCCCGGCGGCATGCTGTCCAATATGGAATCCCAGCTCCAAGCCCAAGGCGCCGGTGACCGCATCGACGAAGTGATGGAAGAAGTGCCGCGAGTTCGTGCCGCAGCTGGCTACCCGCCGCTCGTGACGCCATCCTCGCAAATTGTGGGTACCCAGGCGGTGTTTAACGTGCTCATGGGCCCCTACAAGGTCATGACCGCCGAATTCGCCGACCTTATGCTGGGCTATTATGGCGAATGCATCGGTGAACGCGACCCCGAGCTCATCAAGCAAGCGGAACAGCAAACCAAGAAGCAGCAGATCACGGTTCGCCCTGCCGACCTGCTAGAACCCGAATGGGACACCCTGGTTTCCGACGCCGAGAAGTTGGAAGGCTTCGACGGCACCGACGAAGACGTGCTCACCAACGCACTATTCCCCAATGTGGCACCGGGCTTCTTCAAGACCCGCCCCGATGGGCCGAAGAATGTGGGTGTAGATCCCAGCAAGCAAAAGAAGCGGGAGAACGAACCCGTGCTAGAGCCCATCACCTACAAGGTCAGCGTTGGTGGCCGCACCCAAACCGTTCACGTCGAGCCAGCCGAATAA
- a CDS encoding restriction endonuclease — protein MRMSDDNPNNHGRTDNADIPTHLDLIPPTLRVVIELGGSAHISEITEAIINTYPNGEELAEIRYSNKPKRSVFRHRIGWACSMAKGFGWLENPSRAMYLITTEGSNILRLPESEVSELICKHNREYRRQHNKTGSKQNIDSVGQIVDVSQVPSGQSPMMKTPTPKVLVIEDDADESDNSNDQEYDWKDQLLARLHELSPEGFEKFVIYLLRRYGLQLQHVGGPGDEGIDAIGTAPLSPVLSSRVAVQVKRYAPQGKTIGRETVALFQRDAQMKGAERAILVTLGGFSQAARKAAISAAPTVDLINGDRLADLIRDDGDSGVRLQPMVDRDWFSKFD, from the coding sequence ATGCGCATGAGTGATGATAATCCTAATAATCATGGTCGAACAGATAATGCTGATATACCTACGCACCTTGATTTGATTCCCCCAACATTGCGCGTAGTCATAGAACTGGGTGGATCCGCCCACATTTCAGAGATCACTGAGGCCATCATTAATACGTATCCTAATGGTGAAGAGTTGGCAGAAATTCGGTACTCTAATAAACCGAAAAGGTCTGTTTTCCGCCATAGAATTGGTTGGGCGTGCTCTATGGCAAAAGGATTTGGTTGGTTGGAAAACCCATCCAGAGCCATGTATCTCATTACAACTGAAGGTTCAAACATATTGAGGTTGCCTGAATCCGAAGTTTCGGAACTTATTTGTAAGCATAACCGTGAATACAGGCGTCAGCACAATAAAACAGGCAGTAAGCAGAACATTGACTCTGTTGGACAAATTGTCGATGTTTCGCAAGTTCCTAGTGGTCAATCTCCAATGATGAAAACTCCCACCCCTAAGGTTCTCGTTATCGAAGATGACGCTGACGAATCAGATAATAGTAATGACCAGGAATATGATTGGAAAGATCAGCTCCTTGCGCGATTACACGAACTTTCCCCTGAAGGTTTCGAGAAGTTTGTCATCTATCTATTGCGCCGTTACGGTCTGCAGCTCCAACATGTTGGTGGCCCAGGAGACGAAGGTATTGATGCGATTGGTACAGCCCCGTTAAGCCCGGTGCTGTCTTCGCGGGTTGCAGTTCAAGTTAAGCGCTATGCTCCCCAAGGAAAGACTATTGGCAGGGAAACGGTGGCATTATTTCAACGTGATGCCCAGATGAAAGGAGCTGAACGCGCTATTCTGGTCACGCTTGGTGGGTTTTCCCAGGCTGCTCGAAAAGCTGCTATTAGTGCTGCCCCCACAGTTGATCTTATCAATGGGGACAGGCTTGCTGATCTTATCCGTGATGATGGAGATTCTGGTGTTCGGCTTCAACCCATGGTCGATCGAGATTGGTTTTCAAAGTTCGATTAG
- a CDS encoding trypsin-like serine protease: protein MKFKKLGAAILATGIIALSATPANALEHGELAPDTPESRTVASLKIGRVGNFGDCTGTLVSDQWVLTARHCLESVNNKGSQVRLGQEVYDVDSWALSPHSDAGLLHLTRKVTSIQPATLAQEEPQVGQVGTLYGWSSSSSMARRGQLPMAKMEVKERLGGAPTGGPTAPTVPTAPAAPTDGESITAPAMPSVDGENAVIPPAAAGGESVAVPGTPAVSADGENVPADAAMMSMASTILDAHSLSGAGMQGGDSGGPFFVNGKLAGLATAGTANGDPDLPSPSAAITTLAGTVDWVNDVTSGRDTKSVLTAENTPLPPKTEQTSSENMWVYLAIALSGIVLTAAYSYGIAARKRSR, encoded by the coding sequence ATGAAATTCAAGAAACTAGGCGCAGCTATCCTCGCCACCGGAATCATCGCCTTGTCCGCAACTCCAGCGAATGCCCTTGAGCATGGAGAACTTGCCCCTGATACCCCAGAAAGTCGCACTGTGGCTTCGCTCAAGATTGGCCGTGTGGGTAACTTCGGTGATTGCACTGGCACCTTGGTTTCGGACCAGTGGGTGCTTACTGCGCGCCATTGCCTTGAGTCCGTCAACAATAAAGGTTCCCAGGTTCGGCTGGGCCAGGAGGTATATGACGTGGATTCCTGGGCACTTTCCCCGCATTCTGACGCAGGCTTGCTCCACCTCACCCGTAAGGTTACTTCCATCCAGCCAGCCACCCTTGCGCAGGAAGAACCCCAGGTAGGTCAGGTGGGCACCCTTTATGGCTGGAGTAGTAGTTCTTCCATGGCTCGTCGGGGACAATTGCCGATGGCAAAAATGGAGGTGAAAGAACGCCTTGGTGGCGCTCCTACTGGTGGACCCACTGCACCTACTGTGCCCACTGCCCCTGCTGCACCTACGGATGGCGAAAGCATCACCGCTCCTGCCATGCCATCCGTCGATGGTGAGAACGCAGTGATCCCCCCAGCAGCTGCCGGCGGTGAGAGCGTAGCTGTTCCAGGTACTCCCGCAGTATCAGCCGATGGTGAGAATGTGCCCGCTGATGCCGCCATGATGTCGATGGCGAGTACTATCCTTGATGCGCATTCGCTTTCTGGTGCAGGTATGCAGGGTGGCGATTCTGGCGGCCCATTCTTCGTGAACGGTAAGCTTGCTGGTCTCGCTACCGCGGGAACTGCTAATGGCGACCCAGATTTGCCTTCACCGAGCGCGGCAATTACTACGCTGGCGGGTACCGTAGACTGGGTGAACGACGTTACTAGCGGTCGTGACACCAAGAGTGTCTTGACCGCGGAAAATACCCCATTGCCTCCGAAGACGGAGCAGACCAGCAGTGAGAATATGTGGGTGTACCTCGCCATTGCGCTCTCCGGTATCGTTCTTACAGCGGCATATAGCTATGGAATAGCTGCTCGAAAACGGTCGCGTTAG
- a CDS encoding DUF418 domain-containing protein, whose protein sequence is MIIIHMASLLWSTKVILSGLPSSLFAIIAGITLMIIGRNYTLTTFMRLVARGCIIILLGLALLPVGGEIQIVLVAMGITMVIVSWVPPLNFWWKVALFLIAIVAATVLYAPQTLPQIYPLVAWIAYFIGGMLLYEIYLSNTHYRANIMHWVVTGVSLIIAAVGLYFRFDPNVPGWLRFTGHTGVAGEIILSVAVAAVVLHVCLIVGKRIPTLAYPFAALGSMSLTIYILHVLTAYYWQQNVALHSTMWALGFVIFFFIIASLWKKFVGRGPFELLVSKAIKVIVPAEGKKA, encoded by the coding sequence ATGATTATCATTCATATGGCCTCGTTGCTGTGGAGCACTAAAGTCATTCTTTCCGGATTGCCTTCATCTTTATTTGCCATCATCGCTGGTATTACGCTGATGATTATCGGAAGGAACTACACTCTGACCACCTTCATGCGGCTAGTGGCTCGGGGATGCATAATAATACTGCTCGGTCTTGCCTTGTTACCAGTAGGTGGCGAGATCCAAATCGTGCTTGTGGCCATGGGCATCACCATGGTGATTGTTTCCTGGGTTCCCCCGCTCAATTTCTGGTGGAAGGTTGCGCTTTTCCTTATCGCTATCGTTGCAGCGACAGTACTGTATGCGCCACAGACTTTGCCACAGATTTACCCCTTGGTGGCGTGGATCGCTTACTTCATTGGTGGGATGCTTCTCTACGAAATTTATTTGAGCAACACCCATTATCGCGCCAATATCATGCACTGGGTTGTGACAGGCGTGAGCCTCATCATTGCTGCGGTTGGCCTGTACTTCCGTTTTGATCCAAATGTACCAGGTTGGTTGCGCTTTACCGGACATACCGGTGTTGCGGGCGAAATCATCCTCTCGGTCGCGGTCGCTGCAGTTGTTCTCCACGTGTGTTTAATCGTCGGCAAGCGTATTCCGACGTTGGCTTACCCATTCGCTGCCCTGGGTTCAATGTCGCTTACCATTTATATTTTGCATGTGCTCACTGCTTACTATTGGCAGCAGAATGTAGCGTTGCATTCCACTATGTGGGCATTAGGATTCGTAATTTTCTTCTTCATTATTGCCAGCCTCTGGAAGAAATTCGTGGGGCGAGGACCTTTTGAGTTGCTTGTTTCTAAAGCCATTAAAGTCATTGTGCCAGCCGAAGGAAAGAAGGCTTAA
- a CDS encoding UPF0182 family protein produces MATGSTPSAPQIGRPPKLVSIIVLAVFILGTIIPTFIGFYTDWLWFGEVNFRSVFNKVILTRIALFVAFGLIAAAAVWITATITQKGRQSDETRFFDSSPQLIAYRKNLERSTIRLMRFLPVLFGVIAGFFGQQSWRVVQLFLNRQDFGVADQQFGVDYGFYAFVLPMLRLTLSTLSLLLIISFLIALIGHYLLGNIIIGSQAAGQRGSISRYARIQLAVTAGLWMIVKSVGYWLDRFDLLMSRDETFYGASYTDIKAVLPAKIILMVIAALVAVSFFSVIVLKDLRIPAMTTVLMLLSSMVIGYAWPAMMERFSVQPNRAEKESEYISRNIESTRYAYGLTEDKVTYQENWGAKGATKEAVASDVATVSNIRLLDPEIISPTFTQLQQLKNFYGFPESLAMDRYNIDNELRDFVVAAREINPNSLRENQKNWINRHTVYTHGNGFVAARANQVDEVARDVGSARGGYPVFTVSDLQTTDENAKKLGIVVNEPRIYYGPLIASARDGKDYAVVGSETGNSVEYDTDSSTYTYEGKGGVDIGNVFNRAAFAARYQEMNLILSERVNSNSKILFERDPRQRVHKVAPWLSTDSTTYPAVIDGRIKWIVDGYTTLNSLPYASPTSLSAATNDTSGDVGSTQRALVSDEIGYIRNSVKAVVDAYDGSVDLYQFDEEDPVLKAWMGVFPGTVKAKGEISKELMDHLRYPQDMFKVQRGILTRYHVNDARDFFTNDRFWSVPDDPSVAEANRAAQPPFYVVAADPETGKPSFQLITPFRGLNRQYLAAHMSVSSDPDNYGKITVRVLPTDTLTQGPQQAQDTMISSDQVARDQTLWKETTDLRNGNLLTLPVGGGEILYVEPIYSKRKGQESAFPKLLRVLVSYKGQVGYAATVSEALAQVGIDPRAAQDLDEVQDIEKVKQETSKNQDDNNSQQQAAEVPTPNTATPNEAEAVKGINDALNKVKEARNGSHEDYGKALDELDRAVEEYQKTQQSQQQE; encoded by the coding sequence TTGGCTACTGGCTCAACACCATCAGCCCCGCAAATCGGTCGACCACCCAAACTTGTGTCCATCATTGTGCTGGCTGTTTTCATACTCGGCACCATTATCCCTACTTTTATTGGGTTTTATACCGACTGGCTCTGGTTTGGTGAGGTAAATTTTCGGAGCGTATTTAACAAGGTAATCCTCACCCGGATTGCATTATTTGTTGCCTTTGGTTTGATTGCCGCCGCTGCCGTGTGGATCACAGCAACCATCACCCAAAAGGGGCGGCAGAGTGATGAGACCCGATTTTTTGATTCTAGCCCACAGCTCATTGCCTACCGGAAAAATTTAGAGCGCTCCACCATCCGCCTTATGCGTTTCCTCCCCGTGCTTTTCGGGGTGATTGCCGGATTCTTCGGGCAGCAATCGTGGCGGGTTGTGCAGCTCTTTTTAAACCGGCAAGACTTTGGGGTGGCCGATCAACAGTTTGGTGTTGACTACGGGTTTTACGCTTTCGTGCTGCCCATGCTGCGGCTTACCCTCAGCACATTGTCACTCCTGCTCATTATTTCGTTCCTCATCGCGCTCATTGGCCACTATCTGCTGGGAAATATCATAATTGGCAGTCAGGCGGCTGGGCAGCGTGGTTCCATTTCCCGCTATGCGCGCATCCAACTCGCTGTTACCGCTGGGCTGTGGATGATCGTCAAATCCGTGGGCTATTGGCTTGACCGGTTTGACCTGCTCATGAGTCGTGATGAAACCTTCTATGGTGCCTCCTACACCGATATTAAGGCGGTATTACCGGCCAAGATCATCCTCATGGTTATTGCCGCGCTGGTGGCGGTATCGTTCTTCAGCGTTATTGTACTGAAAGACCTGCGGATTCCCGCTATGACCACCGTGCTCATGCTGCTGTCTTCGATGGTGATTGGGTATGCATGGCCCGCCATGATGGAACGGTTCTCGGTGCAGCCCAACCGGGCGGAAAAGGAATCCGAATATATTTCCCGCAATATTGAATCCACGCGCTACGCCTACGGTCTTACCGAAGACAAGGTGACCTACCAGGAAAATTGGGGGGCCAAGGGGGCAACAAAAGAAGCAGTGGCATCTGATGTGGCGACTGTATCGAACATCCGTCTGCTCGACCCGGAGATTATCTCCCCCACGTTTACGCAGCTCCAACAGTTGAAAAACTTCTATGGGTTCCCCGAATCCTTGGCGATGGATCGCTATAACATTGACAACGAGCTGCGCGATTTTGTGGTGGCGGCCCGAGAAATCAACCCCAATTCGTTGCGGGAAAACCAAAAAAACTGGATTAACCGGCACACCGTTTACACCCACGGCAATGGGTTTGTGGCGGCCCGCGCCAACCAGGTCGACGAGGTGGCCCGCGACGTGGGATCGGCCCGCGGCGGTTACCCGGTGTTTACCGTCTCTGACCTGCAAACCACCGACGAAAACGCCAAAAAGCTCGGCATCGTGGTGAACGAACCGCGCATCTACTATGGTCCGCTGATCGCTTCCGCCCGTGACGGGAAAGACTACGCCGTGGTGGGCTCCGAAACCGGCAATTCTGTGGAATACGACACCGATTCCTCCACATACACTTATGAGGGTAAGGGTGGCGTTGATATCGGAAATGTGTTCAACCGTGCCGCGTTTGCGGCCCGATACCAGGAAATGAACCTTATTCTTTCCGAGCGCGTCAACAGCAATTCCAAAATCCTGTTCGAACGTGATCCGCGGCAGCGTGTGCATAAAGTAGCGCCATGGTTGTCTACCGATTCCACAACCTATCCGGCGGTCATTGATGGTCGCATCAAGTGGATCGTTGATGGCTATACGACGCTCAACAGTCTCCCGTACGCCAGCCCCACCAGCCTGAGTGCCGCCACCAATGACACCTCTGGCGACGTTGGATCGACCCAGCGCGCCCTAGTCAGCGATGAAATCGGCTATATCCGCAACTCGGTGAAGGCCGTGGTTGATGCTTACGACGGCTCTGTGGACCTCTACCAGTTTGATGAGGAAGACCCAGTGTTGAAAGCCTGGATGGGGGTGTTCCCCGGCACGGTGAAGGCCAAGGGGGAGATTTCCAAGGAACTCATGGATCACCTGCGCTATCCGCAGGACATGTTCAAGGTGCAGCGTGGTATTCTCACCCGCTACCACGTCAATGATGCCCGGGACTTCTTCACAAACGACCGATTCTGGTCCGTGCCTGACGACCCCTCAGTAGCCGAAGCCAACCGGGCTGCCCAGCCGCCCTTCTATGTGGTGGCAGCCGACCCGGAAACCGGTAAGCCTTCCTTCCAGCTGATTACGCCATTCCGTGGCCTCAACCGGCAATATTTGGCGGCCCACATGTCGGTGAGCTCCGACCCGGACAACTACGGCAAAATCACCGTGCGGGTTCTACCAACCGATACCCTCACCCAAGGCCCACAGCAGGCCCAAGACACCATGATCTCCTCCGACCAGGTGGCCCGCGACCAAACCCTCTGGAAGGAAACCACGGATCTGCGGAACGGTAATCTGCTTACCCTGCCGGTTGGCGGGGGAGAGATCCTCTATGTGGAGCCGATTTATTCCAAACGCAAAGGCCAAGAATCAGCATTCCCGAAGCTACTGCGGGTGTTGGTTTCCTACAAAGGCCAGGTTGGTTATGCGGCCACGGTATCCGAGGCGTTAGCCCAGGTGGGTATTGATCCGCGTGCCGCCCAGGATTTGGATGAGGTGCAAGATATCGAAAAGGTGAAGCAGGAAACCTCCAAGAACCAAGACGATAATAATAGCCAGCAACAAGCCGCCGAGGTGCCTACCCCCAATACCGCTACCCCGAATGAGGCCGAAGCGGTGAAGGGCATTAATGATGCACTCAACAAGGTGAAGGAAGCCCGAAACGGTAGCCACGAAGACTACGGTAAGGCGCTTGATGAACTTGACCGTGCCGTGGAAGAATACCAAAAAACTCAACAGTCGCAGCAACAAGAGTAG
- a CDS encoding PPA1309 family protein, with translation MNNKPYAGISHELSPQALNKAMLEAVDFVDAKGWDAPPTLFGLVPTALIRLAHDALDDAPLTLVVQELPSDLTPESEELGAYISRVTWPDGVVGAILAQEIRFLDPNANASTPLRPARLFSGVLRDNMAQLTLLQLRPSESDPQAPDRRELRGGSGVATGVIAALQATFE, from the coding sequence ATGAACAATAAACCTTACGCAGGGATTTCCCATGAGCTCTCCCCGCAAGCGCTAAACAAAGCCATGTTAGAGGCCGTCGATTTTGTCGACGCCAAAGGTTGGGACGCCCCTCCCACCCTGTTTGGGCTGGTCCCTACCGCACTCATCAGGCTTGCTCACGACGCGCTTGACGACGCCCCGCTGACCCTGGTCGTTCAGGAGTTACCCAGCGACCTCACCCCGGAATCCGAAGAATTAGGCGCCTATATCAGCCGCGTCACCTGGCCTGACGGGGTGGTGGGCGCAATCCTAGCACAAGAAATCCGCTTCCTTGACCCCAACGCCAACGCATCGACACCACTCAGGCCAGCCCGATTATTCTCAGGGGTACTCCGAGACAATATGGCACAACTGACACTGCTGCAACTGCGGCCATCCGAATCGGATCCGCAGGCACCCGATCGTCGTGAGCTCCGGGGCGGGTCGGGTGTCGCAACAGGTGTAATTGCGGCGCTTCAGGCTACGTTTGAGTAG